A stretch of DNA from Polyodon spathula isolate WHYD16114869_AA chromosome 20, ASM1765450v1, whole genome shotgun sequence:
agtGTACACAAATAAATGCAGTCTCAATGCTCAATATACATGTGTATGAAACTACTAAGTCTTTCAATTTGATACTGTTTGCCTAGCAGTATGGAAAAGCCTTTTCCTTCTCTTAGgaatggggggggtggggtgggggggggggggggggggggtgggtgggtacAGATCTAATACTTCTCTCATGGTTCTTTAACAGATAACTTCAAAAGGCAGCTTTCGGTAAAACAgaacctaaataaaacaaaacaacaacaaaaaaaaaacggggtGTGGGGATAAAAACAACGAAGGGCGACGAACACAAATAGCATGCCAACattttcttaataaacaaatactggATTTCACAACTTGTGTTTCTCTCGCCAGCTACGATGTTCTTACTCTGCAGTACAAATTTGTTCTTTTGGATGGTGATGCTGTTCTTTTGTAAACAAAGGAAAAGTTGTGGTATCACTTTGGTACAGTAGGGGGTGTAGTAGTCGAAGGTGGTGTACTGTATAGCTGCTGATTCAGCCTCTCCTAATGTGAGGGTGATGCTGCTGGCCGGATTAATCCTTCCACTCCTTCTTGATGTTGAGGTTCCATTCCCAGGACAGATGGTCGTGTTTGTCGTCGTCTGTGAATTTCGATTTGATGTTGTAGGTGCCCCTGGCCAGCATGCCCTTGGGCGCTTCCTCCAGTGGTGTCAGGAACTCGTACTCTTCGGGGCGCGGCCCGTAGCTGCCCACCATGTAATCCGTCTTGTCAACTGCATCAAAGCGGAATACAAAAGATGTAGCACTACATTAGAGCTAGGACAAACATACTGCACATATTAAACTGCAGACAGAACAGGGTTCCTCTTCTGCTTTTCAGTAACTTGGTGAGGAATTTTATTGCAGGAGACATTTCTCAGCTGGAATTGCGTTCAACATATTACACCCACTAATTTGAAAGAAACAACATTTCATCTGAATTTTTACAGCAGCACAAACTTGCTTTGCCTCATGTAAAGTATTTGGAACTCAAAATGGGAAAGAGAGTACAGGAAACAGCAGCTGGTACAGTTCACAGAGCTCTAAGACTCCTTCAAATTACAGCGTGGTATAAACTGAAATACTTATATTACAACCACTCCCTACTGAAACCCATACAAGAGTAAATCAGAAATCTACATTTACACACTAAAATCCAAGCAAAGGAAAAATTGGCTCGAAGCACTGAAgtatcaacatttatttatctttcagAAATGAGCTACTGTTGGAAAGTCTTGTTTGCTTACTTAAAAAGAACTGGGACAGACTGCTGAGTGAGAATGGACTGAGATAGTATTTTTCTTTGTTGCCAAAACACACAAACGGATGAGAAAGTTATAAGTGCAGGGTAGATTCTGCTGAACAGGAAGCCAAACTCTACTAAAGTTGAGGCTGTGTAGATATGGACGATCCTTTCAATAAAAACGTGCATGTTGGTAGTTTCTGGTTTTTAGCTGACAATAAATGGTAAAATTTTAAGAAAACAAGATTGTGTGCCTGCTATCCCCAAAAAGGTCTCAATGGTTAGATCCTGGAGgacaaagtttaaaacaaaaaacaaaaaaacgcaagttataataaaacataactGCACTTTGATGGATTTAGGTTTTTGGATGCAGCTTTTGTAGACTGTTAAAAACCTACAACCTATTAATCAAATTCAAGGTTTcttataaaatcaatacaaaaacactTAAGTAACTCATTAGTTAAAGCTTTGTGTATAGGGTGTGACAGAGACAACGTAAGAGGCACTCACTCTTAACTCCTTTCCTGTAGGTCTGTTGGACGTACTTCAAGCCTGAGACAATATCTCTGTTAACCTGTAAAGAAACATACATTGGGTGTATATTCTTTAGCTCTAGTTTACTGTACAAATCTAGGGACATACAGATTTTCCTGTCCATATGCATGTCAGacttacatttgtacatatatTTAATGAAACTTAAAAGTTATTGTGTGTAACCGAATATGAAGACATGGGATATATCACTTCTAATTATCCCCAACCACTGAGCTTGTGAACTAGCAAGTAGAAATTAGTGATGAAGGACTGAAATGTGgataattaatgattaattaatgatGCGTTCCGAACTGTACCGAAAAACTGGGTGCAAAGATTGCAATGGAAGGGCACTGGCCACTTCCTTACCTTAAAACTGATTTTAATCTTGTACTCCACTCCCTCCTTCAGGACGAACGACTGCTTCTTAAAGCCTTCCAGATCACCTGCAAACACAGACACTTCATTGAGAAGCTCCAAGAACTCAACTTTATCTTTTACCTCCCAGGAGTCAGCACCTGCGCTCCATTATGACCTACAAGGAATCCACATACTAAAGTGCATAACCTAAGAAAAGAAACAGTTCAATTACTGCAGCGCCTTGCTAGTTTAAACAATCCATTATTGGATTCCTTTTTCCGCTTGCTTTAAAACAAGGCTGCATGAAGTCACATTTTACAGAAATCCATTTCTATAATGTTTACAGTTCTTCCAAAGAGTTAATTTTTTTAGCCGATAAATTGACATTAGAGCGAGCTTACTAGGCAGTTTTAGTAGCTTAAGAGTTGCCGTGTACGTTGGTCGAAGCTTGCATTAATAgcttaaacaattaaataaactaacAGAAGTTTAGTCTCAAAACTGTCCCTGTTCCAAGTTAAAATCATTGTGCAGATTTTTGGATCTGGGGAAATGCTTGCGGGGGATTTGAAGAGGAATGATCTGTAAACGTCGTAGACAATTGGCCGATTGACCAGCATTCTTTAACTGGGTGTTTGTATAATGAAGAGTTGGCAAGGACATTATAAAGTGAggtagagaaaaaaataattagcaGCCTTCTCCCACAATACATAAATCAGAGTGAGTACAATGAACAGGATCTAGGAGCAGCTTGTTTCTCCTGCACTGCATGTTGTTGAGAAAGACGACAAAATCCTCAACAAATCAATAACATACAAATGCCCTTTGACTAGGAGTTTTAATAATCCCATTTTAATAACCGTGTTAACCAAACCTCAAAACAGTGTTTATctttattagaattaatataaATACACCAATAATTAGGGTAAATACTGCAATTTCTGAAAATGTCTTCAGACTGTTGTGAAGATAGAGCACACCTACATGTCAGCATGTTGACTTTTCTAAGACAGCACTCCCATGAATGTTGAGACATTTAAATGTTGTGCCAGGGCTCAATACAATGACATACTAATCCACTATTTAGTCTACAGCTATCAAATGTCATGTTTGACAGAGTGCAGGCATAACAAAGCTATTTCATAGAAATCAGGGTAACAGATACCATTGCATTGCAGCTAAAGTATGATCTAAACTAGTCACACCTGAGCCTATTTAGATTTAGCCCAAAGACCAATGTATAATTCACACTTTAATGCACAAtcatcacattttgaaaacataagTGACACAAGTAAATTAGCAAGTGTGCATTGTGGTGTTAACGGACAGTAAGGCCTGAAATGACAAACTACAGCTCAGGTTTGGCTAATGAAGATTATACATGCAAATGCACTGGTTACGGAGATTAAGATTCAGCTTAATTACCAGTTTAATTTAATGCCCGAAATCTGTCAGCCGACATCTGGTGGTTGCAGGATTAAATAGTGGACAGGCAGGTGCTAATGCATGCCCTGTGTGCTCTGGGCAGACTCCCAGCAGCATGAAGAAATCCTCAGCAAATTAAGCATATGCTCTGACAATTATACAATAGACAACATGTGTGGTGTTTCTTTAAGCTGTAGCATCTAATATAGATTTTTATTGAAAAGGACTTTTTCAGATAGAAAGAATTCCCTGAAAGGCACTAGGAAACCGCACTGAAAAGCAATGACTAGCATTTATTGTTTCCACTGTTTCACCAGGCCTTTACTTTATTTTGCCACGGGGATGTGAGGGGGGCTGCAGTTCTCTTTGACTGGTTTAAGTCACAAATGTAGGAGACTAATGAGGGCTGTTAAAAGGCCTGGTTCTTATTctcaaatactatttaaaaaaataataaaaactactgccaaaaaaagttaatttctgattgtcacatttaaaacagaatcatCAAGCACAGTTGTGGAGAAAGCCGGTATCTCAAAGTGTTCGATCTTTATCATACAAAAACATGAAATAGTCTGTGATCACTGTCTGTCATAGAAACCTAACTAATCTGTGATCGATGTGTGTCTGGTCATTGTAATCAAAGCAGTCTGTTACATTaagttacatttatttgtattcaagTATCAGATCCAAGATATTTTTCTTCAAACACAGACATATCTGTTCAGATCTCAACTGTAAATGTGTTCTGTATTTGCTTACCTGTCAGGTCCAGGGTTAGAGGCAGAGGAGCAGTTTCACACATCAACGTTAGCTTTGTCACTTGTACATTTGGGGCATTGGGGTCAGCTGGAAAAACAACAAGAACTCTTAGAAACACACAAAGAATTTCCCTGTAGCAGCCCATAGCTGCTCGGTCCTCCGACGCTGCATCTCTGAGTTGGCTGTATGGCGGTcctacagagtgaaaagaagcagacagctgGCGGCACACGTTTCAGAGAACACGTGTGTCCGTCTtggtctctcccgagtcagcgtgggggtggaaTGGTGAACCGGGTTGAAATAAAAGGATTGGGCTTGGATTggaaaaattagaaaaataattgcagattccaaattaagaaaaaataaaataaaataataataataataataataataataataataataataataataataataataaaaaaaagaatgtttcatATCACTTGCATAAGTGGCTCCTCAACACTGGGTGTTAAAGTGAAAGCACCCACTATCTGCTGTGAGTAACAGAAGACAGACCACTCCCTCATTGTAGTCAAAAGAGGTCCAAGAACAGAGAACCCTGCCACTGTGCATGACGGATTGTAAATGTCAGAAGCACTCACTCACACCCCTATTGTGATTTCTTTACACTGCCAACAGAGCTACCCTCCTGACCTCAGCTCGCACTGGCTAGATGCTGTTCTCACGACAAGAGAATATTGCACACTTCATTTGAGCTTCAAATAGGAATGTACTGTCATCGCCCAAGTTGACTGCAGCTTGCAAAACCCAAACCACTTTCAATAACTGGAGCGCCATATAACAAATCACCAGTTCTCCTATGTGTGTGGGGGGTCCTATTGAGGGTGGGGTGGTTGCAGAATGAAAAGGCAGT
This window harbors:
- the LOC121295476 gene encoding rho GDP-dissociation inhibitor 1-like codes for the protein MAEHDPTPEQLAAIAAENQEGETSVNYKPPAQKTLQEIQQLDQDDESLRKYKEALLGNVNITVADPNAPNVQVTKLTLMCETAPLPLTLDLTGDLEGFKKQSFVLKEGVEYKIKISFKVNRDIVSGLKYVQQTYRKGVKIDKTDYMVGSYGPRPEEYEFLTPLEEAPKGMLARGTYNIKSKFTDDDKHDHLSWEWNLNIKKEWKD